The following nucleotide sequence is from Cellvibrio sp. PSBB006.
CCACGGCTGCAATGATGGCGTAGGTGCCTTCCTTGATGCCGTCATTAAATTGCGCCTGTTTAAATTTGGGCAGGATAATGCTGTGAATGATATTCGCGGATATCGCATCGGTTAAGGTGCCTTCCAATCCGTAACCCACTTCAATGCGCACGCGTCGCTCTTCCTGGGCGACCAGCAGAATCGCACCATTGTCTTTGTCTTTCTGACCAATTCCCCAGTGGCGTCCAAGCTGGTAACCGAAATCTTCAATGACCTGCCCCTGCAAATTGTTGAGTGTGACCACCACCACTTGATTGGTGGTGGCCTTCTCGTGAGCGGCGAGCACTTCAGTCAATTCGCGTTCGGTTTGTGCATCGAGCAGATCAGCGTTGTCCACCACGCGTCCGGTCAATTCAG
It contains:
- a CDS encoding YgcG family protein translates to MRCLAATTLLLTFVCQIAFAQIQFPELTGRVVDNADLLDAQTERELTEVLAAHEKATTNQVVVVTLNNLQGQVIEDFGYQLGRHWGIGQKDKDNGAILLVAQEERRVRIEVGYGLEGTLTDAISANIIHSIILPKFKQAQFNDGIKEGTYAIIAAVGNEYEMREVSTGKKRLPLFMVFVIIGVIFLLAMISGGTGGGSRRGAYYGGLGGFGGGGGFGGGGFGGGGGGFGGGGASGGW